The sequence below is a genomic window from Candidatus Nanopelagicales bacterium.
GCAGGTCGATCCGGTTCATCGTGGAGCAGAAGCACACGGTGTCGTCGAGGTAGGTGATCTGCTGGTCCGGGTGCTGCAGCGCCAGCCGCTTCACCAGGTTGAGCTCGGTGCCGATCGCCCAGGCCGTGCCGGGCTCCGCCTCCGCCACGGCCTTGATGATGAACTCGGTCGACCCCACCAGGTCGGCCTTGGTGACGACCTCGTACTGGCACTCCGGGTGCACCAGGACCTTCACCCCGGGGATCCGCTCGCGGACCTGGTCGACGTTGTGCGGGGTGAACCGCCCGTGCACCGAGCAGTGCCCGCGCCACAGGATGACCTTCGCGGCCCGCAGCTGCTCCGGCGTGAGGCCGCCGGACGGCTTGTGCGGGTCGTACAGCACGCAGTCGTCCAGGGACAGCCCCAGCTGCAGCACGGCGGTGTTGCGGCCCAGGTGCTGGTCGGGCAGGAACAGCACCTTCTCGCCCTGGGTGAACGCCCACTCCAGCGAGCGCTGAGCGTTGGACGAGGTGCACACGGCGCCGTCGTGCTTTCCGACGAACGCCTTGATGTCGGCCGAGGAGTTCATGTACGTGATCGGGACGGTGACGTCGGCGACTCCCGCGTCGGTGAGGACGTCCCACGCGTCCTCGACCTGCGCAATGGCGGCCATGTCCGCCATCGAGCAGCCGGCGGCGAGGTCGGGCAGGACGACCTGCTGGTGGTCGCCGGTGAGGATGTCCGCGCTCTCGGCCATGAAGTGGACGCCGCAGAAGACGACGTACTCCGCCTCGGGGTGCGCGGCGGCCTGCTGCGCCAGCTTGAAGGAGTCGCCGGTGGTGTCGGCGAACTGGATGACCTCGTCGCGCTGGTAGTGGTGACCGAGGATGTAGACCCGCTCGCCGAGGGCCGCCTTCGCGGCCGCGGCCCGGGCCACCAGGTCCGGGTCGGATGCCGCCGGGAGGTCGCCCGGGCACTCCACGCCGCGCTCGCTGTCCGGGTCGGACCGGTGTCCGAGCAGCAGCAGCGCCAGGGGGGTCGGCTCCGGCTCGACGAACGTGTGGCTCATACCGGGCAGTCTCGCATGCGACGGCCACCCTCACATCGGCGCGAGCCCGGCCGACGACAGCCCCCAGACCGCCATCCAGAACAGCACCGCCGCGTACACCAGGGGCATGCCGATCGACAGCAGCGGGTTGCGGGTGTAGGCGGCGCCCTTGCGGCGCCGGTCGAGCACGTGGACGAGCGTCGCCCCGGCCATGTACGTGCCCATCGTCACCAGGACCGCGACCTGGGCGCCGACCCCCCAGTCGAGCAGCCCGGTGAGGACCGCGGCGACCGCGATGGCGAGGTTGGCGAACCCGACCTCCCACATCCACGACGGGTCGGGGGTGGCGAAGCCCAAGCGGGCCGAGTCGCCCCGCCAGAGCAGCACGTGCCGCACGAACCCGGCCACGGTCGGACCGCCCACGCCGAGCAGGACGGCCCACTCCAGCGAGGGCGGATCCAGCAGGCCGGTGAGGAAGAAGCCGACGCCCGCGACGGCGTACGACACCCCCATCAGCAGGGCGGACCAGTGCTGCTGCCGGGCCACACCGGCGTCGACGGTCGTCATGCCGCCATCGTCCTGCCACGGGGTCGGCCGTCGCGCGGTGACGAGGCGGTCCCCACGAACGGCCTCGGCTACCGTCCGGGGATGCGCGTCGTGGTGGCCCCGGACAAGTTCGCCGGGACCCTGTCCGCAGACGAGGCCGCGCGGGCGATCGCGGCCGGGTGGCACCGGACCGCCCCCGACGACGAGGTCGACCTGGTGCCCCTGTCCGACGGCGGCCCGGGGTTCGTCGAGGTCCTGCACACCGCGCTGGGCGGCGAATGGGCGGAGGTCTTCGTCACCGGGCCGCTCGGGGAGCCGGTGCCCGCCCGGGTGCTGCTCGTCCCCGGGGACGGGGGGCCGACCGGGTACGTCGAGTCCGCCCAGGCCTGCGGGCTGCACCTGCTCGCGCCCGACCGCCGGGACCCGACGCGGACGACCACCTACGGAGTGGGCGAGCTGGTCGCCGCCGTGGTCGACGCGGGCGCCCGCCGCGTCGTGGTGGGCCTCGGCGGCTCCGGTACGAACGACGGGGGCGCCGGGATGCTGGCCGCCCTCGGCGCCACCGCCCGCTCCGGCGACGGTGCCGACGCGACGGCCCTGCTCGCGCGGGGCGGCCGCGCGCTCCGCGAGGTCGCCTCCGTCGACCTGGGACCCGCGCGCGAGCGGCTGCGCGGGGTCGGGCTGGTGGCCGCGACCGACGTCGACGTGCCGCTGCTGGGGCTGCGCGGCGCTGCGAACGGCTTCGCCCGGCAGAAGGGCGCGGACGACGCGGCGGTGATGGCGCTCGAGGGTGCCTTGGAGGGCTGGGCGCGCGCCGTCGGGCGCACGGCCGACGGCAAGGATCCGGCCGTCGCGCTGGGCGCGGGCGCCGCCGGGGGCCTGGGCTACGCGCTGCTCGCCCTGGGAGCCACCCGGGTCCCCGGCGCGGAGACCGTCCTGCGCACCGTGCGGCTGGCGGAGCGGGTGGCCGTCGCCGACCTGCTCGTCACCGGCGAGGGGGCATTCGACTGGCAGTCGCTGCGCGGCAAGGTCGTGGCGGGGGCGGCCGCGGCCGCACTGGCCAGCGCCCGGCCGGTCGTGGTGCTCGCCGGCCGGGTCGAGGTGGGCCGCCGGGAGTACGTCGCGATCGGGGTCACCTCGGCCTACGGCGTCGTCGACCCCGAGGAGCCGGAGGCGGCCGGACCGGACCCCAGCGCCGACCACGCCGCCCGGCTGGCGGACCTCGCCGCCCGGGTGGCGAGGTCCTGGTCGGCGTGACCGGCGCGCGGGGTCACCGCTCGCCGCCCGAGTCGGGGCTGTGTCACCATGGGGCAGCACGAGGGACGTTCGGAATGCGACGAGGGCCGCGCCGGTTGTAGCCAGCATCGGCCCGTGCGCCCAGACCGGGACCCTCGGGCACGGCCAGGATCCGTCCGACATCGATGGGGAGCACCGCATGACCGCAGACACGACCGCCAGCGAGACCCAGACCAGTGGGGTCGTCCTCACCGACACGGCGGCCGCGAAGGTCAAGGGCCTGCTCGACACCGAGGGCCGCGACGACCTCGCGCTGCGCGTGGCCGTGCAGCCCGGCGGCTGCTCCGGCCTGCGCTACCAGCTGTTCTTCGACGACCGCAGCCTCGACGGCGACACCCGGCTGGACTTTTCCGGCGTCGCGGTCGTCGTCGACCGGATGAGCGCCCCGTACCTCACCGGCGCCGTCATCGACTTCGTCGACACCATCGAGAAGCAGGGCTTCACGATCGACAACCCCAACGCGACCGGCTCCTGCGCCTGCGGCGACTCGTTCCACTGAACCTCCGCTGATCCCGCTACCGAAGGCGGCCGCCCCTCCGGGTCGGCCGCCTTCGGCGCGTCCGGGCGCCGGTATCCTCAGCGCGCCCGTCCGCCCCGTACCGGAAGGCCAGACCGTGCGCCTGTGCGTCACCGGCTCGATCGCGACCGACCACCTCATGACCTTCCCGGGGCGGTTCTCCGACTCCCTGGTCGCGGACAAGCTGGACAAGGTCAGCCTGTCGTTCCTGGTCGAGGAGCTGGAGATCCGCCGCGGCGGGGTCGCGGCCAACATCGCGTTCGGGCTCGGCTGCCTCGGGCTGCGGCCGGTCCTGGTCGGTGCGGTCGGGCCCGACTTCGCCGACTACCGGTCGTGGCTGGAGCGGCACGGCGTCGACACCGACTCGGTCCACGTGTCCGACGTGCGGCACACCGCCCGGTTCGTGTGCACCACCGACGAGGAGCAGAACCAGATCGCGTCGTTCTACCCCGGCGCGATGAGCGAGGCCCGGGACATCGAGCTCAAGCCCGTCGCCGACCGCCTCGGCGGCGGCCTGGACCTGGTCGTGATCGGCCCGAACGACCCCGAGGCGATGATGCGGCACACCGACGAGTGCCGCTTCCGCGAGTACCCGTTCGCCGCGGACCCCTCCCAGCAGCTGGCCCGGATGGACGGTGCGGAGATCCGGCTGCTCATCGACGGCGCGGCGTACCTGTTCACCAACGAGTACGAGGCAGCGCTCACCGAGCACAAGACCGGCTGGTCGTCCGAGCAGATCGCCCGCCGGGTCGAGTGCCGCGTGACGACGCTGGGGCCCGACGGTGCCCGGGTCGAGCGCCGCGGCGAGCCGCCGCTGGTCGTCCCCTGCCCGGAGGAGGAGCTCAAGGCCGACCCGACGGGGGTGGGGGATGCGTTCCGCGCGGGCTTCCTCGCCGGCGTGGCGTGGGGCCTGTCCGACGAGCGGTCCGCCCAGATCGGCTCGCTGGTGGCGACGTACGTGATCGAGACGGTGGGCACCCAGGAGTACGAGCTGGCCCAGAAGCACTTCCTGGAGCGGGTCGGGCGCACCTACGGCGACGACGCCGCCGCGGACGTCGAGCCGCACCTGGCCTGCCCGCGGCCCTGACGCCCCGCGCGACCCGACCGCTGCCGTGCCGGCGCTCCCGCCGCCCACCGCCTGGGCCCTGCCGGACCCGGCGGACGCGGAGCCGGGCGAGGAGCTGCTGGCCGTCGGCGCGGACCTCGAACCCGGGACCCTGCTGGCCGCGTACGCCCGCGGGCTGTTCCCGATGGACGTCGGGCGGCGCGGCCCGGTGGGCTGGTGGTCGCCGGACCCGCGCGGCGTCGTGCCGCTGACGCAGTTCCGTCCCAGCCGCTCGCTGCGCCGGTCGATGCGTCGGTACGACGTCACCGTGGACACCGACTTCGCGGGGGTGGTCGCCGGCTGCGCGGACCCCGGGCGCCCGCACGGGTGGATCACGCCGGCGTTCGCCGCCGCGTACGGCGAGCTGCACCGGCTCGGGTGGGCGCACTCCGTCGAGGTCCGGGACGACGACGGCCGGCTCGTGGGCGGGTTGTACGGCGTGGAGGTCGGGGGCCTGTTCGCGGCCGAGTCGAAGTTCCACCGGGCGACCGACGCGTCGAAGGTCGCGCTCGCCGCCCTGGTGGCGGTGATGGCCGGGGCGGGGGATCCCGCGGACCGGGTCCTGGACGTGCAGTGGGTCACCCCGCACCTGGCCTCGCTGGGCGCGGTCGCGATTCCGCGACCGGAGTACCTGCGACGGCTCGCGGTGGCCCTGCGGCTGCCTCCGGCGGTGGCCGGTCTCGCCGGTCAGGGGGCACCCGGGGGGAGCCGGACCAGGTAGGCGGTGCCCGGGCCGCCGTCGCGCGGCGCAGTCGTGCCGAGCAGCTCGGCCCCCTTCAGCCGGCACCACGCCGGGACGTCGGCCTGCGCGCCCGGGTCATCGGCGACGAGGGCGACGACGCTGCCCGGCGGGTAGGCGCGGCGGGCCCGCGCCAGCGTGACGATCGGGATCGGGCAGCGCTGGCCGCGCTGGTCCAACCAGGCGACCGGCCGGTCGCCGGCCGTCGGGCCGCCCGCCGGGGAGTCGGTCACGGGACACCTCCGGGGTCGATGCTGGCGCGGACCTCCGCGACCACGCGCGGCAGGACGTGGATGAGCCGGTCGACGGTCTCGACCGGGCAGCCGTGGGGGAGGGACACCCGTAGGTTCCCCTGGGTGAGCGCCCCCATCGCGGCCAGCACGTGGCTGGGCCGGCGGGTGTCGGAGACGCAGGCCGACCCGCTGGTCACGGCCAGCCCCTCGCGGTCCAGCGCCAGGACCAGCGACTCGCCGTCGGCGTACAGCACGGAGAACGTGACCAGGTGGGGGAGGCGGTGGACGGGGTCGCCCAGCAGGTCCACGTCGTCGATCGCGGCCGGGACCGCCGACCGGAGCCGGTCCACCAGCGCGGACAGCCGGGCGGACTCGGCGTCGCGGTCGCGATCGACGTCCTCCAGTGCCGCCGCTGCGGCGACGATCAGCGGCACGGGCGCGAACCCGGGCACCCGACCGCCCTCCCGCTCGTCCGCGGTGCCGTCGGCCCGCCACCGGACCCCGGTGCGTACGGCCAGCACGCCCACGCCGGGCGGCCCGCCCCACAGCCGCGCGGACGCGGTCAGGGCGGACCAGCCCGCGGCGACCGGGACCCGGCCGACGGCCTGACCGGCGTCGACCAGCAGCGGCACCCCGCGCTCCCCGAGGAGGCCGCCCACCTCCGCCACCGGCTGGGTGGTCCCGACCTCATGGTTGGCCTGCTGCAGGCACGCGGCCGCGGTGCCCTCCCCGCAGGCGTCGACGAACGCGTCGGCGTCCACCCGGCCGAGGCGGTCCACGCCGACCGTGGCCACCTCGCCGCCTGCCGCCGCGTGGACGTCGGCGGCCCGCAGCACCGCGGAGTGCTCCACGGCGGACACCACCAGGCGCCGGCCGGCCCTGATCCGGCCCCGCAGCAGCCCCTCCACGCCGCGGTGGATCGCCTCGGTGCCCGAGGCGGTGAAGCTGACCTCGTCGGGCCGGGCACCGATCCGGGCCGCCACCGACTCGCGGGCGGCGTCGAGCAGGGCCCGGGCCCGCCGGGCGTCCCGGTAGAGGCGGGCCGGGTCGGCCCAGCCGGCATCCAGTGCGGCCAGTAGTGCGTCCCGCCCCGCGGGACGCATCGGCTGTCCGGAGGCGGCGTCCAGGAAGCCGTCCGGGGCCGCGAACCGGGGGTCCGACATGCCCCGAAACGTACCTGTGCCCCCGCCCGTACGGCACCGCTCCGCTGCGCTAGTCTCACCCCGACGTCCGGCCCGCCCGGAGGAGGGCGAGCGTGCTTGGCACGCCGATTCCCTCCTTCACGACACCCCCGGAAGGCGACACGTGGGTCCCACCCGTACCGCTGCCCCCCGCACCCGGCTGCGCCGACGTGTGGGCGTGGGTGCCGCAGCGGCGCTCGTGCTCCTCACCGCGACCGGCTGCACGGCCAACGAGGCCTTCTTCTTCGACCTGCCGGAC
It includes:
- a CDS encoding glycerate kinase; this encodes MRVVVAPDKFAGTLSADEAARAIAAGWHRTAPDDEVDLVPLSDGGPGFVEVLHTALGGEWAEVFVTGPLGEPVPARVLLVPGDGGPTGYVESAQACGLHLLAPDRRDPTRTTTYGVGELVAAVVDAGARRVVVGLGGSGTNDGGAGMLAALGATARSGDGADATALLARGGRALREVASVDLGPARERLRGVGLVAATDVDVPLLGLRGAANGFARQKGADDAAVMALEGALEGWARAVGRTADGKDPAVALGAGAAGGLGYALLALGATRVPGAETVLRTVRLAERVAVADLLVTGEGAFDWQSLRGKVVAGAAAAALASARPVVVLAGRVEVGRREYVAIGVTSAYGVVDPEEPEAAGPDPSADHAARLADLAARVARSWSA
- the erpA gene encoding iron-sulfur cluster insertion protein ErpA encodes the protein MTADTTASETQTSGVVLTDTAAAKVKGLLDTEGRDDLALRVAVQPGGCSGLRYQLFFDDRSLDGDTRLDFSGVAVVVDRMSAPYLTGAVIDFVDTIEKQGFTIDNPNATGSCACGDSFH
- the aat gene encoding leucyl/phenylalanyl-tRNA--protein transferase; this encodes MPALPPPTAWALPDPADAEPGEELLAVGADLEPGTLLAAYARGLFPMDVGRRGPVGWWSPDPRGVVPLTQFRPSRSLRRSMRRYDVTVDTDFAGVVAGCADPGRPHGWITPAFAAAYGELHRLGWAHSVEVRDDDGRLVGGLYGVEVGGLFAAESKFHRATDASKVALAALVAVMAGAGDPADRVLDVQWVTPHLASLGAVAIPRPEYLRRLAVALRLPPAVAGLAGQGAPGGSRTR
- a CDS encoding carbohydrate kinase family protein, producing the protein MRLCVTGSIATDHLMTFPGRFSDSLVADKLDKVSLSFLVEELEIRRGGVAANIAFGLGCLGLRPVLVGAVGPDFADYRSWLERHGVDTDSVHVSDVRHTARFVCTTDEEQNQIASFYPGAMSEARDIELKPVADRLGGGLDLVVIGPNDPEAMMRHTDECRFREYPFAADPSQQLARMDGAEIRLLIDGAAYLFTNEYEAALTEHKTGWSSEQIARRVECRVTTLGPDGARVERRGEPPLVVPCPEEELKADPTGVGDAFRAGFLAGVAWGLSDERSAQIGSLVATYVIETVGTQEYELAQKHFLERVGRTYGDDAAADVEPHLACPRP
- a CDS encoding aminotransferase class V-fold PLP-dependent enzyme codes for the protein MSDPRFAAPDGFLDAASGQPMRPAGRDALLAALDAGWADPARLYRDARRARALLDAARESVAARIGARPDEVSFTASGTEAIHRGVEGLLRGRIRAGRRLVVSAVEHSAVLRAADVHAAAGGEVATVGVDRLGRVDADAFVDACGEGTAAACLQQANHEVGTTQPVAEVGGLLGERGVPLLVDAGQAVGRVPVAAGWSALTASARLWGGPPGVGVLAVRTGVRWRADGTADEREGGRVPGFAPVPLIVAAAAALEDVDRDRDAESARLSALVDRLRSAVPAAIDDVDLLGDPVHRLPHLVTFSVLYADGESLVLALDREGLAVTSGSACVSDTRRPSHVLAAMGALTQGNLRVSLPHGCPVETVDRLIHVLPRVVAEVRASIDPGGVP
- a CDS encoding sulfurtransferase TusA family protein encodes the protein MTDSPAGGPTAGDRPVAWLDQRGQRCPIPIVTLARARRAYPPGSVVALVADDPGAQADVPAWCRLKGAELLGTTAPRDGGPGTAYLVRLPPGAP
- a CDS encoding DUF6790 family protein translates to MTTVDAGVARQQHWSALLMGVSYAVAGVGFFLTGLLDPPSLEWAVLLGVGGPTVAGFVRHVLLWRGDSARLGFATPDPSWMWEVGFANLAIAVAAVLTGLLDWGVGAQVAVLVTMGTYMAGATLVHVLDRRRKGAAYTRNPLLSIGMPLVYAAVLFWMAVWGLSSAGLAPM
- the nadA gene encoding quinolinate synthase NadA, translated to MSHTFVEPEPTPLALLLLGHRSDPDSERGVECPGDLPAASDPDLVARAAAAKAALGERVYILGHHYQRDEVIQFADTTGDSFKLAQQAAAHPEAEYVVFCGVHFMAESADILTGDHQQVVLPDLAAGCSMADMAAIAQVEDAWDVLTDAGVADVTVPITYMNSSADIKAFVGKHDGAVCTSSNAQRSLEWAFTQGEKVLFLPDQHLGRNTAVLQLGLSLDDCVLYDPHKPSGGLTPEQLRAAKVILWRGHCSVHGRFTPHNVDQVRERIPGVKVLVHPECQYEVVTKADLVGSTEFIIKAVAEAEPGTAWAIGTELNLVKRLALQHPDQQITYLDDTVCFCSTMNRIDLPHLVWALEGLVDGRVVNRISVDPEVAHWAKVALDRMLALPGVGAKD